The sequence ACCGTGTCGTCGGTGGCGCCCACCAGGTGCATGCCCTGGACGGGGATGCCGGGGCTCAGCGCCGTCCACGCGCGGGAGCCGTCCTTGGCGCTGATCCGCGCCGCGACGACGCCCCCGCCTCCGCAGAACACCCCGTCGCCCCGTGCGACGCACCGCAGCTCGTCGGGAATGTCCTTGCGCCCGCCCAGCACGGTCCTGTGCCAGGGCGTGAAGCCGTCCGGCAGCGCGGCCCCCGGCGCCGCGGTCGTCCTGTTGCCGTGGTCCTCGGTGTCGCTGCCGCCGATACCGCCCGCCTGCAACGCGGTGACTCCCCCGCCGATCGCCGCGACGGCGACGGCGGCCGCGAGCACGGGCCGCCACCGGCCGCGCAGCCGACGGCCGATGGCGGTGCGGGAGTTTCCGGCGCCGGAGACGTCCGTGGCCGGGGCCTTCGGCGCGGGGGTGTCCCGTGTCGCGAGGTGGTGCTCGGTGAGGACGTCGCGGGTACGGCCGGCCGCGGCCCCGGGCCCGTCCGCCGCGCTCTCGCCCAGCTCGGACGGCAGGTCCCGCAGCAGTTCGAGGAGTTCGTCCGCCGAGGGGCGGCCCTCGGGCTCCTTGCCCAGGCACGGTTCGACGACCGTCCGCAGAGCGGCCGGTACGGCGTCCAGCGACGGTTCCTCGTGGACGACCTGATAGGCGGTCAGGTAGGGGCTGTCCGCGTCGAAGGGGCCGCGTCCCGTCGCCGCGTACACCAGCAGCGTCGCCAGCGAGAAGACGTCGGAGCGCGGCCCCACACCCCTGGGCGCCTGCAACTGCTCGGGCGACATGAAGGGCGGGGTACCGATGACGCGTCCGGTCATCGTGAGCGTCTGCTGGTCGGCGGCGCGCGAGATGCCGAAGTCGATGACGCGCGGCCCCTCGGCGGACAGTACGACGTTCGACGGCTTCAGGTCGCGGTGGACGACACCCACCCGGTGGATGTCACGCAGCGCCTCCGCGAGGCCGATGGCGAGGCTCCGCAGCCCGGCCCCGCGCAGCGGGCCGTCGTCGGCGATGCGCTGTGCGAGCGTCGGCCCCTCGATGTACGCCGTCGCCATCCACGGATGGTCGGCCTCGGGTGCGGCGTCGACCACGGCGGCGGTGAACGCCCCGCTCACCCTTCTCGCCGCCGCGACCTCCTGGCGGAAGCGGATGCGGAATTCGCTGTCACTCGCGAACTGCTGGTGGATCAGCTTGATCGCGACGGGCCGCCCAGAACTCGTACGGGCCAGAAAGACGGTGCCCATGCCTCCTGAGCCGAGGCGCGCCTCAAGCGGATAACCACCGATCTCCGCCGGATCGCCTGCGCGCAGCGACACTCTTCCCGACCTCTCGTCCCCCGGGCACCTCTGCCGCCCCGGGCCTGCCTGTATATGTCCTGGACCCAAACTAGTCGCAGGTCGGTCCGGCAGAGCAAAGCGGGTGACATCCGAATCCGGCGGCGGGGCGGGGCCGGCGCGCCCTCGCGCGCCGGCCGGGCCCTCCGGGGCGCCCCTTCAGCAGGCGCCGAGGTCTTCCCAGACCCCCCATTCACCCGTGCTGCCGGGCGTCTCGTTCTGCGTCCACCACTTCGCCTTCCAGGTGTGGCCGCCGTAGGAGACGGTGTCGCCGCCCGTGTAGACGGCGCCGCTGTTCCACGCGCCCGCGGCGCAGTCGCCGCCGGTCGGGGGCGGGGTGGTCGGCGGGGTGGTGGTCGGCGGGGTGACGCCGGCGAACTTCACCGAGAACTTCGCGAAGTCCCAGTCCGACTGGGCCACGCTGCTGCACGTGCCGGAGGTCTTGCCGTTGTTGTCCGGCGGGGTGCACTGCCGGTCGCGGTTGAGCGACCAGAAGGTGAAGCGGTCCATGTGGTGGCTGGTGGCGAAGTCCAGCACGGTCTGGAAGTCGGCCTGGGTGAAGTACTCGCCGGTGTCGCTGCGGCCGTTCATCCCGGAGAAGCCCTCGTGCGCGTACGCGGTCGCCGCGTCCCAGCCGAAGGTGGACTGGAGGACGGTGTTGAAGTTCGTCAGGGCGCTCGTCTGCGCGGCAGCCCCGTTGAACCCGCCGTCGAACGGCATGATCGAGAAGTTGTTCGGCGTGAAGCCCTGCGCCTTGGCCTCGTTGAGCATCTGCTTGCCGAACCAGCCGGTGCCGTCGGCGGTTCCG comes from Streptomyces sp. Mut1 and encodes:
- a CDS encoding serine/threonine-protein kinase, coding for MSLRAGDPAEIGGYPLEARLGSGGMGTVFLARTSSGRPVAIKLIHQQFASDSEFRIRFRQEVAAARRVSGAFTAAVVDAAPEADHPWMATAYIEGPTLAQRIADDGPLRGAGLRSLAIGLAEALRDIHRVGVVHRDLKPSNVVLSAEGPRVIDFGISRAADQQTLTMTGRVIGTPPFMSPEQLQAPRGVGPRSDVFSLATLLVYAATGRGPFDADSPYLTAYQVVHEEPSLDAVPAALRTVVEPCLGKEPEGRPSADELLELLRDLPSELGESAADGPGAAAGRTRDVLTEHHLATRDTPAPKAPATDVSGAGNSRTAIGRRLRGRWRPVLAAAVAVAAIGGGVTALQAGGIGGSDTEDHGNRTTAAPGAALPDGFTPWHRTVLGGRKDIPDELRCVARGDGVFCGGGGVVAARISAKDGSRAWTALSPGIPVQGMHLVGATDDTVLGYRFAAEDAPQDPDTEVVAIDADSGRELWSAPAGGRSTAVTGRTEDAVLMGDAVVTVDATDTAFEARDAHSGEIAWTQPFPAGEQCAPVPMGADLLAMCATDAELSASSVRHPTLYPVDRTSGTWGEAIEVDGPAVPMGDADGRLVLLQEHWEGAAMTGYDGVVRVDPASGKAAYTRLSTTYGGTPGMAGGTVYVSGQTGLVTALDPATGRKKWSRQTSVEGASGPAAGDGALYFSSATGRVVALSPADGTSLWTTDPRADGLTGEQGASPRVTVAGGALIVAAAGNTVFAFDARNPPKPG
- a CDS encoding chitinase, which translates into the protein MKRFRALLCGAATAALATAGLAAFAAQQASGAPAGATALSDRWYAAAPYLMPHDNNPPDAGAIMDATGLKAFQLAFILAPDGGGCSPTWDGTSPVSSDTAVGSVISAIRAKGGDVSVSIGGYGGTKLGQTCSDAASTAAAYQQVITKYQLKAIDFDLEEPEYENTAAIAREIGAAKILQQNNPGLYVSVTTAGTADGTGWFGKQMLNEAKAQGFTPNNFSIMPFDGGFNGAAAQTSALTNFNTVLQSTFGWDAATAYAHEGFSGMNGRSDTGEYFTQADFQTVLDFATSHHMDRFTFWSLNRDRQCTPPDNNGKTSGTCSSVAQSDWDFAKFSVKFAGVTPPTTTPPTTPPPTGGDCAAGAWNSGAVYTGGDTVSYGGHTWKAKWWTQNETPGSTGEWGVWEDLGAC